One Synechococcus sp. Nb3U1 genomic window, GCCACAGGCGGGATCGTTGCTAGGGGAAGTCGAAAGGCCATTGCCCAGCATGTTGGGGATGACAATGAACCAGCGTTCGGGGTTGAGAATGCCGTCGGGACGAATCAGCCAGTCCAGGTCAGGGTGCTGCGCTCCGTAGGAGGTGGGGTAGAGGATCAGGTTGTCTTTCTGGGGGGAAAGTTCCCCATAGGTGGCATAAGCAAGGGTGATTTGGGGCAGTCGGATCCCGCAGTGCAGTTCAAAATCCGTCTGGATCCAGTAGGTCATACCTGGAAGTGTCCCACCACCTGTTGATGCACCCGCAGATACCCCTGTTCCAAATGGGCGAGATGGGGCTGAAGATGCTCGTGGGCCTTGGCTAGGGCGTGAAAAGGAATCGACGGGTAGAGGTGGTGCTCAGCGTGATAGGGCATATTCCACATCAAAAATCGGATTGGCCACAGGGTAAGCGTGGTGCGGGTATTGGCGAGGGGATCCTCATCCTGGCTACAGCCTGTGTGTTCTGCCAGCAAAATAAAGCGCAAAATCGGCTGCCCTACCGCCAGGGGCAACAGCCACAACCAAACGATCCAAGGATCCCTCAACAAAAAAGAAGCCAAGATCCCAAGGCCATACACCGCCAGTTGCAGCCGCACCGAACGGGTCACCTCCTCCCGGGCGGACTCGGGAATGTAAGGGTAGCCCTCTAACCGCCCGCTGGCCATGCGGAAATAGCCCTTCACTTTGCCGATCCACCAAGTGATGCCGCTCAGCTCGATCAGATACTCCCGCCAGCTTTGGGGTTTGGCATCCTCCAGCTCCGGATCCTGGCCTGGAATCTGGGTGTAGCGGTGGTGCCATTTGTGATAGCGGCGATAAAAAGTGCTGTTGTAAAACGACAGCAGGCCCGCCAACCAAGCGACGGCATCATTGAGCTTAGGACTGGCAAAGGCGGTGCGGTGTACACATTCATGCAGAGCGGCAAACATCATCGCCAAACTGGCCCCATAGATCACCAGTGCCGGCAGCGCAATCCACCCATGGGATCCCATCTGAGTCAACCACAGGCTGCCGCTCACCCCCATCACCGCCAGATGGCCCGCCAGTTGCAAAAGTCCGGCCTGGTTGGAGCGGATATTGAGCTGCTTGAGGCGCTCGACCGGGATCAAGCGCTGAGGATTGAGGTCTCTATCAACCGGAGTTGCCCTGACCGACATGGGTGGCTCTCGTGAGCTGAGATGAATGAATGGGATCCTATCAAATCAAAAGTCAACGGCTGGTTGCCAGAGCTACCGAGCAACCCGGAATGGAAGTTCTTACCCATGACTACGGGGATCTGGTTGCTCGATCAGGACAGGAGAATTGC contains:
- a CDS encoding fatty acid desaturase family protein — protein: MSVRATPVDRDLNPQRLIPVERLKQLNIRSNQAGLLQLAGHLAVMGVSGSLWLTQMGSHGWIALPALVIYGASLAMMFAALHECVHRTAFASPKLNDAVAWLAGLLSFYNSTFYRRYHKWHHRYTQIPGQDPELEDAKPQSWREYLIELSGITWWIGKVKGYFRMASGRLEGYPYIPESAREEVTRSVRLQLAVYGLGILASFLLRDPWIVWLWLLPLAVGQPILRFILLAEHTGCSQDEDPLANTRTTLTLWPIRFLMWNMPYHAEHHLYPSIPFHALAKAHEHLQPHLAHLEQGYLRVHQQVVGHFQV